TGTTTTCTACAGCAagcaatctcttctctttctttttctctccacactcaaggaatggaaaataagttagatttatgTGCTATGTACTTTGTGTATGTATGTTTGTTTTTATGTCTTTTtgtcgcttgggaaatatagttgcttagatagcaaatcccgagatttttatcattatcgtagactatagttgtgtctaaacctacctgtaaatagtagcaagaggactatagcgatttctatcacatactatagttgtgtctaaacctacctctaaatagtagatagaggactatagcggtttctatcacatactacggtaatgatttaatgaccattaatattgtagtccatttttatgttttatgctttttgtcttatatattatgttatgctttagtagtttttccttactgggcagtaggctcattcctttttatttagattgtgcaggtaaatgaatATGGGAGGCGGGACGGATCCATGACGTCTTTGGCATGTGTATGGGGTGAGGACTAAAGAAATGGACCAATggaatcgatcgaggatgacattgacCTTTGAGTCTTTAATTATGTATTTACgatttctgcatttagtatttgaacatttaaaaataaaggtttaatttttatttatgactttatgtataaacaatgggatcccgttttttggattttctataataaagttttattattttatgtatatatatccaAAAGACAATAGTTATTGTCTTAGTAATTTTTAaaggtccgaggtctttaagttagtcaggTCTTTACAATTGCTCCTTgaagttgatcaaaaaggtcatctatcaTAGGCAAAGGATATCtcttcttaatggtgaccttattgagttctcggcaattgatgcacattctcatgctctcgtccttctttttcacaaataggactggtgccccccatggcgaatgactaggtcttatgaaccccttatccaacAATTCCGTTAGCTAGTccttgagttccttcaactctgcaggTGTCATTTGATAGGGCGCTTTACACAATGGAAGAATGAAATTTTCTCGAGACCAAAAGGACAAGCTTGAGGAAACTTGACAAATATTGGGATACCAACTCGTGGTGCTAGGCTTAGACTTGGAAGAATCCACCCAACCGTGGGGTGGCTACGTAGATGGACTAGGCCAGCCATAGTGTCATCTTTCCGACTTGGGAATTCAAATTAGGCCTGACCTACTCACACCATCTTGCACTTACACTAAATACTTATTGATTCCAGCTCATTGGGGTTCAAGAAGTTGACTCAAAGTGATGAGCAAAAaagtaatgagagagaaaatggtgGGAGAGAAAGTGATGAAAGATAATAATGAGAGAAAAAGTAATGAGGAAGAAAGTGATCTGAGAGTAAGTGATATGAGAGAAAATGACTAGCGACAAAGTAATAAAAGAAGaagtgatgaaagagaaaataacaaatgaGTGATATGAGAGAAAGTTATGTGCGAAAAAGTGATGTGGGTAAAAATAATGTgagaagatgaaaaaaaaaaagaattgacagaaaaaaattgttttacaaaatatttcTAGATTttgtagttttatttttaaaagttatTCTGTAAAAGCAATCTCAAACCCCTTTACTTATATTTGGagagcaattttttttttttaaaaaaacatcaGTTTTTTAGTTATAATACCAAACGCGCTCTAAGTTCCACCCATGGTCATGGGTAATGAGTGTTGAATTTAAAGCCACCAACAAGACTAGTACTCCATTTTAAAGGTACTAGTGGATCAAAAAGGTCCTTCTATAGTCTCTTAGCCACTcaacattattattattgtagCTGGTTAATTACAATTATAGTCAACTATAAACATGTTTGTACAAAGAATTGTAGTAAAATGGACGTCTATTCGTGCAAAGAATTATACATTCCCTTATTGCCATATGAGTGCTGTTTTTTTCTTTTCGAATAATATTCGATGATGACTAGCTATATAATTGATGACGACACAAGTGAAATTCATAAGGAATATCGAAGAAATCTGAAAAGCGGTATCCAATATTCATGTTTATTCCCTTACCAAAACCAAACATGTCTACTACATGACAACACGATGCAATTATATATTTTGGTATAGAGATGGTTCTTCAGTCGAGTTTCCCAACATAGTACAATTATTCACAACCACTTctgtttatatataaatatatatatatatttataaagtgtGGGTACGTGGTTCATGCACTTTCCACGTCTTATTGCACTATAATTTGGATCTCCAATTCACTTTGTttccattatttttatttcatatttcatatttaaacaaataaaattactcATTTGGTATAATACTTTACTTtaatttattgttttttattacatatataaaattaaataaattgaaaataagataatatttacaaaaataatttaaatttttttgtaatGTATTAAATCATATAAGAAATGAAATaggagagagaaaaatagagcaaTAAAGAGATATGAGAGAGAAAATCACTCCTACAAAAAGTACTTTTTGCGTCACTCAAACGTACTTAATATGGATATTTGCATTAGTTGGGAACTAAAATGCTGTCCAATAAACATCGTCATCGACAAGACTAATGTCCTTCATTCCGCTCATTTGCGTCAGTGTCCAACTGACGCAAATTTGTTAATACACGTCAGTTCTAAACtgacataaaaaaattaattatttaattttgtaaaGAAAATCTTGTCTTTTTAGCGTCAATTGAGCACTGACGCTAAAAgaagtttaaaaataaaataaaaaaacatgatCAAAGCCCATATTTTTTACCTAATTCCCTTcttacactacaccaaatactcatttccataacacatgaatataatactaataaaaaaatgTTATGCTAAAGTGGGCCCTTTatgaaaaaagggcggtaataataaaaccatcccgccacttagcttttttttttcatttcatttgggGCCAATTCATTTCCTTCAAttccttctcctttttcctcatcattctctctcctctctctctcctctctttctcccaccagacctctctccttcactctttctctctcacctttGTCTTCGTGGAGACCGACCGCTACCTTCCCCTACACGCGCCGGCTAGGGATCTTCAGAGCCCATCGAAGCTTCGACCACGCGTGCCCAAACCCTCACACGACACCAGAGGCGAACGACGTCACCAGAGGCCAGTTCTTCTCCTCTTCCCTGTGTGCGGCCAAGCCATTGTGCTTTGTTGTGTATAGGTATGGCAAAGAAGTATGTGACGCGGTTGTGGCAAAATGTCTCACCGGTAGGCCTAAGACGGTGGAGAAGGCCCAGGTCATCTTTATGCTTTGGATTGAATTGGAGGCTGTAGAGCCTTTCTTGGTATGCCGTTTCTTATATTTTCTGTCTTTTCTTTTTCATTCATACAGTAATGCTGGTGTATTGTATGGttgaatatgtttttttttaacttatattGTGCTCTCTAAAACTTCATCTTTTTTTTGCTATGATTTTCTGGGATATTTAGTATGGTGTGTTTGTTGCAGGATGCAATGGAGAAGGCGATAAAAGCCAAAGTTGCTAAAGCTGTTGTACCCGCAATTGATGTCATGTTTCAAGCCTTAAGGTTTGTATTGAGTTTAATTTTGTGGGAAATGTTTCTTGTACTTCTTTATCTAATCTGCATGTTTGGTTTGATAGTGAGTTTGGAGCAAAAGTTGTGCCTCCAAAGAGGATATTAAAGATGTTTCCTGAGCTATTTGACCATCAAGATCAAAATGTTCGTGCATCTTCTAAAGGACTTACTCTTGAGCTTTGTCAATGGATTGGAAAGGACCCTGTAAAATCAATATTATTTGAGAAAATGAGGGATACAATGATATGATAACTTCTTACATGTACGGCTTTGCGTATGGAATTTTTTGTTGCTCCCTGATCCTTGGAAGTAAtgacttatttattattttttatttttggaagaAAAAAGAATTGGAAGCCGAGCTGGTGAATGTAACAGGGGCAGCTAAGCCATGTCGCAAAATAAGGTGAAAATTCATTTTTTCATTAGCTGTTTGATCTGCTtgctgtttttatttttcttaacctAGTTGGTATTGATGTCTTCAGGTCTGAGCAAGACAAGGAGCCAGAAAAGGAGGTTGTATCTGAAGTTGTGGGTGCTGGCCCATCTGAGGAATCTACATCTGATGGTGTGTAATACACATAGTCTATTAGATTATTCTTTTTCTTGGTTGATATTAAATGATGACAAGTAGGTGTTCTATCAGCGGGTAACAAGTGATTACCATTGTAGGAGTTTGACACTTTAGTGttatattttattagtttttttactGTAGAGATGTTGGTTATTTAGCTCTCTTGTTTATGCATAGTTTAACATATTTTAATTGTCAGCTCCTCAGGAAATAGATGAGTATGAGCTCGTTGATCTTGTTGATATATTGGCTCCTTTGGAGAAGTCTGGATTTTGGGATGGAGTGGTCAGTCTTCTTTCTTCTCTCCGTCAAACtagttcagttttttttttttttggttgtagTGATTTAATTTAGGAATATTTGGTTTTGATGTTCCTGTACTGCTATTAACATCTTGTGCCTTATGTCACAGAAAGCAACCAAGTGGTCATAACGGAAAAAGGCTGTTGCAGAGCTAACCAAGCTTGCATCAACAAAAAGAATAGCACCCGATGATTTCTCAGAAATCTGTCGGACACTAAAAAAGGTACATTGTCTTTTTATGTTTGGGTATTTCATTTGCATTGTTTATACCTCTATCTATTGCCAAGGATCTTTTTAATATTGCATAGTTAAGTGTTCAATCTGCTCCATTAAGTTTTAACTTCATGCTTTATATTCTTACTTCTGTTATAAGTTTATActtgccttttgagttgatgaataaaaatcatttaattCTTTTTCTGTACAGCTCATAACAGATGTTAATATCGCTGTAGCAGTCGAGGAAATTCAAGCTATTGGCAATCTTGCTCGGGGTTTAAGAACTAATTTCTCTGCAAGTTCACGCTTCCTATTGCCAGTTTTGCTGGTATGCTCATTTTTTtctagctaaaaaaataatattatatcaacTTAAAATGCAAACAGACTGTTTGAATGTAACCAAGCTGTTCAAGTGTTCATTTACTTTTTGCCAGTTGCTTACAATTGAGCATGGTggtatttttttttggattttgacTTGTACATTCATTTTTCTTATTAATAAAAGTGCACTTAATCATACGAGTAGATTCTTTTTTAGAAGTTCAAATGATGTTGATCATAGCTTTGATTTGTATATAAAGtgatttttttattcaattttacttttaatatatattttgatctGGTTTATCTCAGATTTTTCTtagaaataatttaataaagattGAAGAAGGGATATTGGTTTATTGCATTTATCTAACTCCTTtgatttatctctctctctctctctctcttattttttttataaaggaaaAATTGAAAGAGAAAAAACCTGCCTCTACTGAGGCACTAAATCAAAGTCTTCAGGCAATGCATACAGCTGGGTGCTTAAGTCTAGCTGACATTGTGGAAGGCAAGTATATCTTTATCCTACGCTGTAGTTCTTTAATTCAGAATATAGTATTGTCATAGGATTCCTTACtatgtttttggtttaagtttttttttattagagaTTAGATGACATAAATTCTTTGCATTTGAGTGTTTGTAATCGCTTTGATAGGTGGTAATTTTGATTTTGCCCAAACTGTAATGGATGTTGTCTATTGCAGATATTAAGACAGCTGTAAAAAATAAAGTTCCTCTTGTACAGTCATCAACTCTTAACTGGGTAACATTCTGTATTGAAACAAGTAACAAGGCTGTTATTTTAAAGGTGCGCAAGGACTATGTGCCTATCCTTATGGAGGTAAGTGCATTTATGTTTGTAGTTgtaatatatttcatatttttgAACAATCAGTTGAGTAAAATGTGCTAAACATTGCTTATTCCCATTTATTTTAGAAGACAACTTCAGtactggttttgatgagtttagaGCACTAATTCATGGTTTGGTGCTCTTACTTTCTAATTTGTAATCTAGAAGACAAagggaaataaaaaaataatggtgcaacctatttttgaccatgGATTATCCTGTTCATGGTGTTTCATGGACTCTCTTATCTATATTGTCGTTTCTTACTTTTTCACAGTGCCTCAATGATGGGACTCCATATGTGAGGGATGCAGCCTTTACAGCTTTGGCAGCGATAGCTAAGGTatcgttttatttatttatcaattttgtGCTTTTGCTGCTTAATTCTGATttttgattattgatggtatggATTTATTTCTTCTTTGCCCATTTTATTTAGTTGGTTGGTATGAGACCCTTGGAGCGGTCACTTGAGAAACTTGATGATGTTAGAAGAAGGAAGCTTTCTGAAATGATTTCAGGTTCTGAAGGTGGCACATCCACCAATACAAGCTCAGGTTTGTAATATCTTTATAGCATCAGTTCTTATATCACTAA
This genomic interval from Humulus lupulus chromosome 8, drHumLupu1.1, whole genome shotgun sequence contains the following:
- the LOC133796007 gene encoding protein MOR1-like, whose product is MLSIADIKTAVKNKVPLVQSSTLNWVTFCIETSNKAVILKVRKDYVPILMECLNDGTPYVRDAAFTALAAIAKLVGMRPLERSLEKLDDVRRRKLSEMISGSEGGTSTNTSSAVQASGATASSHEASDASFVKKPAASMLSGKRPVQAAPTNKKGASAKGGVSKKSDAPAQTKSSKSAETPEDVEPSEMGLEEIESKFGSLVQADAISQLKSAVWKERLEGLL
- the LOC133796006 gene encoding protein MOR1-like; protein product: MDICISWELKCCPINIVIDKTNVLHSAHLRQCPTDANLYGKEVCDAVVAKCLTGRPKTVEKAQVIFMLWIELEAVEPFLDAMEKAIKAKVAKAVVPAIDVMFQALSEFGAKVVPPKRILKMFPELFDHQDQNVRASSKGLTLELCQWIGKDPVKSILFEKMRDTMKKELEAELVNVTGAAKPCRKIRSEQDKEPEKEVVSEVVGAGPSEESTSDAPQEIDEYELVDLVDILAPLEKSGFWDGVVSLLSSLRQTSSVFFFFGCSDLI